In Benincasa hispida cultivar B227 chromosome 8, ASM972705v1, whole genome shotgun sequence, the sequence ACAAACAGATCAAAAAAGGGAGACCAAAGAGAATTTCCTGATTCCTTCACAACATCAATGACGAATTCATAAACAGCTAAACTAAATACATTAAGATCAGCACGGTAACAACATGGATACAGAAATTGAATAGAGACGAAAATGAtagtaagaaaataaaaatgacccAAAATCTTAATCCGCAGTAATTAAGAAAAGACCAACAACATTTCGTTTTTCGGCATTGTAATTTGTATCAGTAAGCTAGCAGAAGAAccgaaatgaaaaagaaggaagaagcaaaagaacAAACCTGTTCAGTGTGGGATTGGTAGAGAGAATCAACCTTGGACTGCGGAATGATACTCTCGATAGACGGGAAATCATCTTCCTCTTCGCTGCTCTCCATTCTTCGTGCTCGAACTATTCTTCAAAACCCTCCACAAGTGAAATTGGAATCGGAAATGCTGAAAAACGTCAAATCTCCAGAAGCGAAGCCGAGCAAAGAATTTCTGCAAAAATGGCTTCTGATTACAGCTGACTGATAGAGGAGTGTGGAGTGCACCGATTTTCCGATGGAAAATCGGAAATTGACGAAAAGGGTTGAGAGGAGAAGTTGCAGATTCTCTCTGAGTTGCGCTTTTTTGCTTAATGCTTACACTTTCGCAATTGATTTGGAATTTTCAGTCTCGGGAATCACGAAGTTCGATGAAGAATCATTCTGCTATATTTAGTAAAAGCTACCTTTTGttcaagaaaaatacaaacTCATTTCTATActtaaaattacataaatgcaTTTTGTTTAGTTTCTTAATTAAAACTATCTGGTCCATACGAcagctttttcttttctttttttttttaattaaagttttttttcaaGTAGAATTGAGATTGAGAGGATTCAAACCAGCTTATCAATACACACGATGTCAATTGAGcatctaaaaatatatctgtCAATTATTATTGAATTAAGCTTACTTTGACATAACTCAATAAATAATTCACCTATTATCTTAAGTTGAAGGTccaatatttcttttttcttttatgataGGTGGGTGGAAGTAAatactataaattttatattaattgagTAATTCTCATTTTGGTGGTTAAAAGTTCAATCTACTACGTATATATCGATCAAACTTACAAATTTTACATTCAtactttatttctttatttaaaaaaagtacAAACTTCCACCCCTATATGttcattgaattaaaaaataatatgaataagTCTTTTTAGTTCAATACCGAATAGGAGCAATCATTGACCTTTGAGATTGAAATTGACGTTTTATTCCCTAAATAATGCTCAAGTTCACTTTATTATGCTGACAATCATACTTATTTCTTCTCTTTACAATCTAACACGTCTTtaagtaatttttatttatgGACTCTACAACATTTGTTTATGTTCAACAATATGTGGAGCGAGGAGATTTCAACCTTTGACATCTTGATTAAAGGTATGTGTATTACTAATTGAGTTATACTTAGTTGGCCTGCACTATATTCTTAAAGGTGATAAAGCATTCAATGGATAGAAGTAGTGtgataaatttttttagtgTTGGTGCCAAATTCAATATGGTTCAATTAAttaagattatttttaaaaaataaaaaaaataaaaattagaataatGATTTTTGGACAAGTGCATATATGGcaatttaacccaaaataataataaatctagAACAAGTTAaaagtatttataaatatgaCACAATCTTAAATCCAACAAAAGTAAATCGTGTGATAGGTCAAAAATTGATCATCAATATATTTCTATGACCTATCAACAATAGATCTATCCTGCGAATTATTGATAACTGTATTTGTTTTGCAGAATTTAAACATgggaatgtcttaaatttacGTAGTCATCTAAAAAATTTCCATAcgtctattcatgtaattttctCATTAATTTAATACACAATCTAATTTGAACAAATAAAAAAGACCTAATCTAGTTCGAAACAAACTTAATACAAAATCTAGTCTTTTAACAAACTTAATACCTAATCTAGTCTTCTATCTTCATTCCATTGTTGGACTTTCTGCCAAAACAATTGTAgactttatatattttttcaaacaaacttaaataaaaaaaaaatccaatcttttaacaaaagaaaaaatcaaatcttttcTCCATCATTggaatctataaaaaaaatgtagattttatatattttgaaacaaacttgaataaaaaatttaagcttttaagaaaaaatcaaattgtttatCTTCATTTTATTGTTAGACTTTCTGCTAAAACAATTgtagattttttatattttgaaacaaaCTTGAACAAAAAAATCTATTCTTTTagcaaaaagaaaatcaaatattttatcttcaTTCCATCGTTAAAATTTATGTCAAAACAATTgcagattttttttgtttgtcttTTACAGTAAAACTAGGTGATCGTAGCTAAGAATAGGCATCATTGTCCACACTCGaccaaataattttttaatcattgaTCAATACTACTATTACCACTAAATGTAGCAATAGTGGCAAGATCGGGGTCGAACTAAACCTAAATTCTATCCCCAAGTAATACTTACCTTAGCCACTCATAGTAATGTAGATTCTTCGatgaaataatagaaataacaagaaaaataaagtaGAGATGATTGAGGGAGGTGAAATGAAGACTGAAAACTCCAAATGATCAGCAATGGAGGCTGAAAGACAGAATTCATTTGACCTAAGAAATCATGCCCCTGTTTATAAGAATTTTCGGAGCATAGCTATGCTTGAGGCTTTCTTGTTCTAGCGTAGGTAATGGGCATAGCGATGCTCAAAGATACGCCCATCAACTGATCAGGCGTGCGTGCATTTGGTGGGATGTTTGTCAAAGTACGTAGCGTAGCTATGCTACCGTGAAAGCGTAGCTATTGCCTTCAAGTGTAAAGCAAGCATCATGACGCTCCATGAAACTTCAACTATTGCCTTCAAAAGTAAACCAGAGAGCAACGACACTCATGgccatttttgtcattttagcCTCTTCACTCGGTTGATGCTTCCAAAACCCTTTATGGACGTGTTTTAGCCTCAAATTAGCCTCGGTGGTCTATTCTACCTCCCCAATGCTCAAAACCTACAAAGTCAAAGGAATAAcacgataaaataaaaaaaagaactcGAATAAAGCTGGGAAAAGTAGCTCTTTTCAAAAGCTATCAAATCACCCCAACTTAACTCTTAATCGTCCCCGAGCAAGATAGAAAACACACATTCATGTAAGAATTTGTTCACTTAGTTATACGACTTGTGAGTCAAGTTTTAACAGTTCTCAAAGCATGCATGCAATCATTTAGGTAATCTGACTACAGACAATCAATTGACATACATTTCAAAACACTTTTCAAGTTAAATCATGCATGAGTAAGTGCAAAGCATCATTATTTTGACTCTAAGCATACTCAGAAATGTTTTATCAAGCTCTCAATTTGTCTTTCCCCTATTATGGCTCGATTATCGACTTTCAAGGGTTCTAAACTTATAAACAGGGTATTACGTCGACTAGGGCACACACaactaaaaaggaaaagggTATCTATTTTAACTAGGAGTATTAGCTTTCACGCATCCATTATAGGGACTCCTACTCACTTTTTTCTTGCAGGCGTCCAAATTGAGCACAACGacggtagctcttttcaccctTATCCATGCATTCacgtcattttttttatatctctCATcctcttccttttttcttttctttgcttttattttttcgTTTCCTGCCTCTtattcctttcttcttctttttctcttttttcaaaCATATAGACTTAACATTTTTTCTCTCCTAGTCTAGCATTACACTCAATCAAGAAAGGATACTCTCAAATTGAAGATGGGTCTTTCGAAGTGGCAACAAAAATCTTAGCAAGATAATCCATTTCTAGGCATCAAAGATTCAAAATGACTCAATAAAGCAATTAAATATGCATGAGAtgacaagaattttttttaaaatgggcTAAAAAATCATGAATGTTTTCCTCATATCAAGGTCATGCAAGTATAACAAGAAATGTGCATCATTAACTTTCATAGAAATGAACACAAGCAATAGAGTGAACAACATGCAATTCTACAAAATCTGAGCTTAGATACTCAAAGGCTCACCAGACGAAATCATCAGATATGAGATCAACCAAACCAACAAAAGATAAAGTGCAAGGAAACCTAACGCCCATAATGGGCTTAAGCCCaacaacttgaaaaaaaaatgccaaTTAACTAAATTGAATGTGTTATCCAATTTTGACTTATTCTCAACCTCAtctggatatatatatatatagatagatagatagataaaCTAAACCACCCCTAACTTTTTAATCATGCATTATCCTCAATGTATAAAATCAGAACAAAGCACAAGGACAAAGAAAAGGAAGGGAAACAGAGAACTGCCCTGAATTTGGGTGTGTGCATAGGTTAAGCATGCCACACAACTTGCAATGCATGAGATAAAAACCCTCAATTAATCCAAACtgcaagaaaacaaaaaaaatttataaaaataaaagaaagcatTTAAAGTTAGTGTTTGGCTGCCTCTAGGAAATGTAAATGTTCAACGTAGTTGCTCGAAAATTGGTGGCTACAGGCTCACGAATACGAGGGAAGAGCCAGGACCAAGCTCGAGCAAGCTGAGTCAACCTCCCATTCGTTAAAGACTTTCAACCAATGCCCGTTCACCTTGAACACCTTCTCAATATCAAAACTCCAAATTTCGACTACACCATGAGGAAAAATATTAGTAATTTTAAAGGGACCCAACCATTTGGATTTCAACTTACCGTGCATGAACTGGAGGTGAGAATTGAAAAGGAGGACTTTCTGAAAAACTTTGAAGTCCTTCCTTATAAGCATTCGGTCATGGAATAACTTGATCTTTTCTTTATAAATCCTCGAATTCTCATAAGCTTCCAATCTCAATTCCTTGAGCCCTTGGAGCTCTAACAACTTCTGCTCATCGATTTGGGCTAAATTCATGTTGCATTTCTTGACATCCCAATATGCCTTGTGCTCGATCTCAATCAGCAAGTGGCATGCCTTATCATATACAAGCCTATAGAAAGTGATCCCAATAGGTGTCTTGTAGGCCATCGATACGCCTATAAAGCATCATTGAGGTGCAAGCTCCAATCCCTTTGCCCAGGATTCATGGTCTTTTCTAAAATACTCTTCACCTTTCTATTTGAAATTTTTGCTTAGACGTTGGTCTGAGGGTGGTAAGGGGTAGCCACTCGGTGGTGAACACCGTATTTTCTCATAAAGGCCTCAATATTTCGATTGTAGAAATGGGTGTCTTGGTCACTGATAATGGCACGAGGTACACCAACgtgcaaaatatttttctaagaaAACCTGAAACCACCGCAGATGTGTTACTTTTAGTGGGAATTGCCTCAACCCACTTGGACACATAATCAACTGCCAAGAGAATGTACAAATAACCATAGGAAGAGGAAAAAGACCCATAAAATCCATACCCTATGTCAAAAAATTCACAAACCAAAATAAAGTCCAAGGGCATTTCATTACACTTAGGCAGTGATCCAGACATTTTACAATTTTCACAAGATTTGCAGTAAGCATAagtgatgcgttgtaaatgtgatgcgattatggtgtatgtttgcggtgatgagttatgcgttgcacatgcaagtttttctagtagaacccaagtataaatctcactaggtttcctggtaagtccagggttgaacatagggactactaagttactatgcgacagtaaatttgattcatttgcggtggcaaaaacaaataagttggttggtgttttgtttaagtattTATCCTATGCAACAgattcgagtaaagagttgaagaaatcaagaattacaatgagtatgcgatgagcGGGTtaagaagggatttagctaacactttctaagattgtgttcaagttatgcgatcatgctacacacaaacacATCATGTcatcttccaatgcaaatgccataattcctatttctaggacgtgtgcgatgtatacgataatatcgataggacttatgtctaagcctctattcttgtctatgcgatgatgaatgatgcacacatacacaaggtgaccgcatactatcatatcctatctctagggtgcatgcgatgcgtaatagcaaacagaacttattcctaagtttctatctcttgcttatgcggttctaatctaactctcccaagcctagattctatctttaaaCCACTCTCCCAGacatctctaaagggtgaatgacgcctacataagacaagatgatcgcataaagtgaagaccttaggtcatgctagctaagtacttctcaacccattcgaaaatttagctactcatgcgaaatatggagagattgaacacaagttgaaatgagattttcatTGTCTATATATTAAATGcagaatacagaataacaataaaatgtagagataagaagcccgatagcaatgtcttgcttcccgtgaccttttacactgttttttcACCCAACTCTGCTCAGATGAATATCCTTGCTTCCACAAGTCTTAGCTCTCTCTCCTTTTGTAGTGCCGACAGTCTTTTGAGTTGTCcgagaatgatctctcggcgtcttcttctcttAGCTCAtctccgtcttctaagtatgACTATGAACAGACTAACGGCTAACTATCTTGTATATGATTTCTATTCTATATGGCGAACTTGTttaacgatggtggccttcggtatttatagagctcaaggtgaagaagcttttctctctaatgatcgCAATGATGGGCGATCATTAAGtctcctgctctgatgcgcTGATTAAtagtcaccgaaaagttgagtgtacttgctatagtgtgtcgttaacggcttgtcaactaaatttggattcgaccgtcatcagcttttcgtcctatcatgatttattatgctttcaccttgatgcgccgtatttatgcggccaccttcttgagcaacttctcgtGAGCGTATACGATtgcatgactttgcgatcgcaatctttcaatgcgCATGGacgccgaattccttggatcgtaattttacttgcgccaacgcatttttcctgcataaaataagTAAACTAGCTGCTTTTATGtaatgggcgcatgcgatcgtaatattctcagtttaatgcttttggacatgattttgtatatttttaccgtcgcattccctcattattttacttatttgcactgtaataacgtgcatttctacctgttatcaATAAGCATCAGCAATTCCAAAATAAACCACAGTCTAAAATTTTTGGAGCCGTTCTTTTTAGACTAAAATGCACCTCACATGCTAATTCatggtaaaaagaaaaaatagattcAAATTCATGGTTGGGAACATATCTCCTAATAATTTGATCAGAACAAAGTTTCCATAAATATGGAGCATCCCAAACATAGTATTTTGAATCATTTCTCATCTTAGCACGCTACAAAGAAGGCAAATGGGGAGGGAACTGACCTGTGACCAAATAGTTAACCATGTTAACATACCATGGTTCAACGAAAAATACCTAAAAGATATGTTCATTAGGGAAGTCCTCTCTGAGTGGCATGAGGTTCTCTTCTTGCACTATTATGCTCAACTGATCTGCCACAGAATTCTCAATGCCCTTTTTGTCTTTAATAGTCAAATCAAACTTCTGAAAGAGCAAGAGCCACCTCATGAGCCTAGGTTTGGACTCCTTCTTCGTCATCAAGTACCTAAGAGCAATTTGGTTAGTAAACACAATAATAGGAGAACCAAAAACATAAGAGTGAAACTTATTTAGAGCAAAGACGATTGCAAACAGCTCTTTCTCAATCAGCATGTAATTAATTTGAGCTAGATTGAGAGTATTAGAGGCAAAAAAATAACGTGGCTTCTTTTGTCAATTATTTGTCCCAGCACAACACCCACTGCCAGATTGTTGGCATCACATATGATCTCGAATGGTAAATTCCATCGAGGGGATTAGAGGACAGGGGCAGAAGTAGATGGtcctttaaaattttgaaagctTTCTTACACTCCGTGTCAAAGTCAAACTGGTCATCTTTCTATTACAAAGAAGATAGAGGTATTatgatctttaaaaaaaattcttgactGCACTACCAAGAAAAGAACACATTTCTCTATTAGTTGTGGGGTAGGCAAGATTAGAGATAATATCTATTTTAGCTTTATCAACCTTTATACCTCTAGAAGAAACAAGGTGCCCTAAGACTATGCCATGACTcgccataaaatggcatttttcatAGTAAAAAACCAAGTTTGATTCGATACATCTTTTCATTATCAGTCCTAGATTGTGCATACAGTCATCGAAAGAATTCACATAAACAgtgaagtcatccataaatacttCAATGAATCTTTCAATAAAGTCCAAAAAGATGCTCATCATGCGACGTTGGAATGTATCTGGGGCGTTTCATAGTGATAGCTCGAAAAAAGAGCTATATTTTCCTACTTAATTAAGGCTCGTTAATGAAttttatgtgttaattatcttattttgtAAGTACCAAGAAACCGAGAGGTAGAGTCGAGCATTTGGAGCTAAACGGGATCAATTAGAAGCaaattggagttgatttgaacaTTCGAACTTTAAAGGagtaaaaatgacaaaaatgcccttgttagagcattgcaacgctacgaatTTTGTACGCTACTCATCGTCCGTGCGCGCGTCTCTTCTTCAACCATACACAAGGCAACATTGCAACGTTATTCATAGGATTGCAACACTGCGGCGATTTATATAAATTCTCTCTTCTATTTAGGTCAGAAGGGGTGTTGATTTGGATGGAGGCCGAGAAGAGGCCTAGATTTCTTCCTTCCCCTTATCTTTTCAGCATCAATAGAttagattttagtttaattttggataGTAAGCATGGATTCAGTCGTTTCTCATGGATTTGTCTATGAACTTTTTAGGTAATTTTTATCTAGTTTCTTGGATCAAGGATTCAATGTTAAATTCTTGAGTTTTCTGCTTTCAATTGATGTTTTGCGATTTGATTCCCAGTTCATCACAATTTTGCATaaatatcttttcaaatttatttttgcaTAAGAATATCTTGCTAAGGTCTCCTAAGTAGTAATAGTAAATTAGCCAATGTGCTAACTGCTaagtttaaagataaaattggttaattgaatataACTTTACTGACAGTTAATCGACATAATTGAATCCTAAATCGTAATGCATGTGTTTTTTAGTTCTATATGGTCACTATTGAACCCAACAGAATTTAGAAATATGTAGATTAGTTAGGGTATGGCCTTTCCAACCTTAATTATTAACTAGGACGCTTTCTTGGTTAGATTCATGCTAGTTGTCTGTCACTGTAGAGGCTAGTTAGATCGAATTGAGTAAGTAGTTATGCATGTATAATTCGATTGCATAATCAATTGGTAGAAACTGATGattgaaattacattgaatGTTTATCTTGATCTGAGAACTAAATGAGCCAATCACTATTTACATTTATCCTTTGCAATTTAATTTCCTGCATgttttcaaattattaaaaaaaatcaaaaccccatttttactgcttttcaaagtcaaatttaGCATAAGAGAGAATTAATTCTTGGCCTCTCTATGGTTCGACCCTGTACTTACCACTGTTGTTACGTTtttgtagtgataggagtagttcagTGATCTTTACAAATATTCTTTTGTTTAGGAGCTCTTTTTGGGAATCAAACGACACCGGAAAAAGGTTGGGAACAAAATGGCGGCGGCGTCGAGGAGGCAAGCCAATTAATCTCTTTTAGTTGAATTTGActtataaactttaaaaacccaaaaaaatatttttctcttcttgtgTCTACTTGTTTTCTCATGGCAGAAgatttgaacattttttttttatatgcttTGTATGAAGTATGCGGTTTAACGAAGGGAGCGAGAGGTAAGTGAATTTAATGAGCTTAAAGATCAAACATCCAAACTAACCTCCCTTGTTCAAGCTTTGGCTAATAGACAATTTCAGGTTTTGCGTGATCCTGAGCGCGAATATTACCCTTCATGGGAGAAGTATAGCCAAACACCGACAACGATGGATGCTTCTTTTGCCAATTCAGGTATGTCTCTAGAAGATTTGGTTAGGGAACTCTTTAACAGCTCTAGTGAGTTTGTGCAGGAACCCTGTTAGTCATCAAGAACCCTTGAGTTTCCAGCAGGATATCATCTATTTCGGATCCGAAGCTAGAACTGAGTTTCAAAATCTGAGTGACCTTATTGCTCAGATCACTAGATCACTTAGGAGACTTGAAGAATCTTGGATGGAACCCTCTTTTGAGAGTACTGAGTTGagtagtggagtgactgacatcGACCATCCCGTTGAGCTGTCAGTTCCTGAAATTTCAAGTAAAGGTAAGACTTTGGATTTAAAAATGTATAAAATTGCTTATGGTTTCTTTCAGTATGTGCAGGAGTCTATTGAGTCTCACCTGGAGATTCAAGTCCCCATGCTTAAATTGGAGAGTCATTCCGAGTCTTCCATTGTCTATACCATTAAGGCCGAATTTTTGGAGGAACTTAGGATGCACAAAGATGATGTTTATCCCTTGTCAGTCCAAAATAAGCCAGTATGGTTAAGTATGAACCCAATCTTTACTTCGAGGAGTCTCAGCTAAAAGATTTAGAGGCTTCCAAGCCTCAATCTGTTCTTTCGCCTGATATTTcttacattttttaatattgCTCATCTCTATCTTGTGAGTTAGTCTAGTAAATTGAGTCAGAGTCTTTATTTTTAGAAGAGTCAGTCCAtgagtcttttattttattttctttttcttttataactCTAAAAAATACCAAATTCGATCTGTTTGGTTCTTTTCAAAAGATGGGAACCCTTATAGTCTTACCAGGCTATATTGACTTATCTAAGAAAGAaccaaagaaatac encodes:
- the LOC120084005 gene encoding uncharacterized protein LOC120084005 — encoded protein: MAYKTPIGITFYRLVYDKACHLLIEIEHKAYWDVKKCNMNLAQIDEQKLLELQGLKELRLEAYENSRIYKEKIKLFHDRMLIRKDFKVFQKVLLFNSHLQFMHGKLKSKWLGPFKITNIFPHGVVEIWSFDIEKVFKVNGHWLKVFNEWEVDSACSSLVLALPSYS